In Leishmania panamensis strain MHOM/PA/94/PSC-1 chromosome 6 sequence, the following proteins share a genomic window:
- a CDS encoding flavoprotein monooxygenase, putative (TriTrypDB/GeneDB-style sysID: LpmP.06.1230) — protein sequence MLCRSLSMHAPSPAAAHANEVIVSGGGVVGAAMMASLQQLRRHLHSSSAGQGGGGAASLLTSQLTHLMLVNSGKRPVYDAANMMDRLRTVSITPVSSKIIDNLGAWDRLTTKHPYYRIAVRHEQANSPYLGAGSRSSSFFMTSVLGNSTSSEPLLEFTDLRKPVGFICFNTELNSCMMDVVEAQQCALADTGADAAHDTVCFGARLEGVRIPSRGTLGGPWGSAKLAVGETTTDVTFGLLLGCEGRDSPLRDVLSTPALQHDYAQAAFVCTVRLEKSDDGNVCAFQNFFRDGKIVAMLPTSEDTANIVFSTTPQHAKELLASTQEDLVAELNRRLCAFASNDIPKILEVPQTSTSDGKVHRAQGSFPLKLNVATTPYAPRAILLGDAAHSIHPFAGQGLNLGIYDLCALTSVLEQAIRSGQDVGSSVAVGQVFAGHMLSHTAPVIAGMEVIKKLTYWTPGLASVGMKALNSIPVASTLAKDAILQVSSGALFAAQHRRSYLLQ from the coding sequence ATGCTCTGCCGCAGTCTGAGCATGCACGCACCGTcgccggcggctgcgcacgcgAATGAAGTGATTGTGTCCGGCGGAGGGGTTGTAGGGGCCGCCATGATGGCCTCTctacagcagctgcgcaggcatcttcacagcagcagtgccggccaaggaggcggaggtgccgCGTCGCTCCTGACCTCGCAGCTGACCCATCTGATGCTGGTAAACTCGGGGAAGCGACCGGTCTACGATGCTGCCAATATGATGGACAGACTTCGCACCGTCAGCATCACACCCGTATCCAGCAAGATCATCGACAACCTCGGCGCCTGGGACCGACTCACCACCAAGCACCCTTACTACCGCATCGCCGTGCGCCACGAGCAAGCGAACAGCCCCTACCTCGGCGCAGGAagtcgctcctcctccttcttcatGACCAGTGTCTTGGGCAACAGCACGAGCTCTGAGCCTCTCCTGGAGTTTACTGACCTGCGCAAGCCGGTCGGCTTCATCTGCTTCAACACAGAACTCAACAGCTGCATGATGGATGTGGTGGAGGCTCAACAGTGCGCCCTTGCCGACAccggcgccgacgccgctCATGACACGGTCTGTTTTGGGGCGCGCCTCGAGGGGGTGCGGATCCCGAGCCGGGGGACTCTTGGCGGGCCGTGGGGATCAGCAAAGCTTGCTGTCGGCGAGACCACCACCGATGTCACCTttggcctcctcctcggctgcGAGGGACGTGACAGCCCACTACGCGACGTCCTCTccacgccagcgctgcagcacgacTACGCACAGGCGGCATTTGTTTGCACCGTGCGACTGGAAAAGTCAGACGACGGCAACGTGTGCGCCTTTCAGAACTTCTTCCGCGATGGAAAAATCGTTGCAATGCTGCCGACCTCGGAGGACACGGCGAACATTGTCTTCAGCACCACACCGCAGCACgcgaaggagctgctggcgagcacCCAGGAAGACCTCGTCGCGGAGCTGAACCGCCGTCTCTGCGCATTCGCCTCCAACGACATACCGAAGATCCTCGAAGTGCCACAGACCAGCACGTCAGATGGGAAGGTGCATCGCGCGCAGGGATCCTTCCCGCTTAAGCTGAACGTGGCGACCACTCCCTACGCCCCACGCGCAATCCTActcggcgacgcggcgcacAGTATTCACCCCTTTGCTGGCCAAGGCCTCAACCTCGGCATCTACGACCTCTGCGCCCTCACTTCGGTGCTGGAGCAGGCAATCCGTAGCGGTCAGGACGTTGGCAGTAGCGTCGCAGTGGGGCAGGTGTTCGCTGGTCACATGCTCAGCCACACGGCACCCGTTATTGCCGGCATGGAGGTAATCAAGAAACTTACGTACTGGACGCCTGGCCTGGCCTCGGTCGGGATGAAGGCGCTCAACAGCATTCCAGTCGCCTCCACGTTGGCGAAGGACGCCATTCTGCAGGTGTCCTCTGGCGCCCTGTTCGCTGCACAGCACAGGCGCTCTTACCTCCTTCAGTAA
- a CDS encoding hypothetical protein (TriTrypDB/GeneDB-style sysID: LpmP.06.1240), whose translation MSSVSNAEIVKRIREGNQKRREEERKKQQLEQEYLEVVTKKLSEERQSHSPTQFLPCILICLLFVSFPLSEQVVDWCLVGIFCVLNTLLACVFANPSEWLNIASIVLINFFFVRFSNEIYNIPQRLTQVPPILLLNYVAINLLIIAAAYFLYVSPRYLRFSRSYGGKLGRQTSDKRKGRHAQEQDVLEAFAMQKAEAERLDFLLCLLLLLNVAVLIYVDVIPLHLVLQNGLSVFRLLR comes from the coding sequence ATGTCGTCGGTGTCCAATGCGGAGATTGTGAAGCGTATCCGTGAAGGAAATCAGAAgcgcagggaggaggagcgcaagaagcagcagctggagcaggagTATCTCGAGGTTGTTACGAAGAAGCTGAGCGAGGAGCGGCAGAGTCACAGCCCGACGCAGTTCCTGCCGTGCATCCTCATCTGTCTCCTCTTCGTGAGCTTCCCGCTCTCCGAGCAGGTTGTTGACTGGTGTCTGGTGGGGATCTTCTGCGTTCTCAACACGCTCCTTGCGTGTGTCTTCGCCAACCCGTCGGAGTGGCTAAACATCGCCTCCATTGTCCTCATCAACTTCTTCTTCGTCCGCTTCTCTAATGAGATCTACAACATACCGCAGCGACTGACTCAGGTGCCGCCCATCCTGCTTCTCAATTACGTCGCCATAAACCTGCTCATCATCGCCGCGGCGTACTTCCTGTACGTGAGCCCGCGCTACCTTCGCTTCTCGCGCAGCTACGGCGGGAAGCTTGGGCGCCAGACGTCTGACAAGCGCAAGGGTCGCCATGCACAGGAACAGGACGTGCTGGAGGCGTTTGCAATGCAAAAGGCGGAGGCCGAACGACTGgacttcctcctctgcctgctCTTACTGCTAAATGTGGCTGTGCTCATCTACGTTGATGTCATCCCCCTTCACCTAGTTTTACAGAATGGGCTTAGCGTGTTTCGACTGCTGCGGTAG